A window of Rhododendron vialii isolate Sample 1 chromosome 11a, ASM3025357v1 contains these coding sequences:
- the LOC131307324 gene encoding probable calcium-binding protein CML44: MTCTTMSPLNTNDLHRIFEKLDQNGDGFVSLDELKSLLERIGAHSTHDELQALVGKTRLDLIDFLCFYDTIVKHNINGDDQIGEGENEGKDDVEGDLAKAFEVYDLNGDGYISCDELQSVLSRLGFWSEDCGKDCRSMINVYDMNSDGLLDFDEFKNMMLVTNS, from the coding sequence ATGACTTGCACCACCATGTCTCCTCTCAACACCAATGACTTGCACAGGATATTCGAGAAGCTAGACCAGAACGGCGATGGATTCGTGAGCCTTGACGAGCTCAAATCCCTTCTCGAGAGGATCGGGGCTCATTCCACACACGACGAGCTCCAAGCACTGGTAGGGAAAACGAGGCTCGACCTAATCGACTTCTTATGTTTCTATGACACCATTGTAAAGCATAACATTAATGGTGATGATCAAATTGGAGAGGGTGAGAATGAGGGAAAGGATGATGTGGAGGGAGATCTTGCCAAGGCATTTGAAGTGTATGACTTGAATGGCGACGGCTACATTTCATGCGATGAGCTTCAGAGCGTTCTGTCGAGATTAGGATTTTGGAGCGAGGATTGTGGGAAGGATTGCAGGAGCATGATCAATGTGTATGATATGAATTCAGATGGGCTGTTGGATTTTGATGAGTTCAAGAACATGATGTTGGTTACTAATTCTTGA
- the LOC131307325 gene encoding ethylene response sensor 1-like: protein MESCDCIETQWPADELLVKYQYISDFFIAVAYFSIPLELIYFVQKSAFFPYRWVLMQFGAFIVLCGATHFINLWTFSMHSKTVAVVMTIAKLATAVVSCATALMLVHIIPDLLSVKTRELFLKNKAEELDREMGLIMSQEETGRHVRMLTHEIRSTLDRHTILKTTLVELGRTLDLEECALWMPSRTGLNLQLSHALSNIIPVGSSVPINIPIVNEVFNSAQAIRIPHSCPLARIRPPVGRFVPPEVVAVRVPLLHLSNFQINDWPDLSAKSYAVMVLILPMDGIRKWRDHELELVEVVADQVAVALSHAAILEESMRARDQLMEQNVALDLARQEAELAIRARNDFLAVMNHEMRTPMHAIISLSSLLLETELTPDQRVMIETILKSSNLLATLINDVLDLSRLEDGSLKLDAEVFNLHEVFRQAINLIKPIASVKKLSLTLILAPDLPVYAMGDEKRVIQTIINIVGNAVKFTKKGYVSVVASIAKPESLRDWRAPEFYPVSSDGYFFLRVQVKDSGCGILPQDIALCFTKFAQSQSGSNRNNNGAGLGLAICKRFINLMGGHIWIESEGLDKGTTVSFLAKLGICNNPNESTMLEVAVVGRTDQGSANVIGRNLFAKELPRYQRSL from the exons ATGGAGTCATGTGATTGCATTGAGACTCAATGGCCTGCTGATGAGCTTCTGGTGAAATATCAGTATATATCAGACTTCTTTATTGCCGTTGCGTACTTCTCAATTCCCTTGGAGCtcatttattttgttcaaaaatcAGCGTTCTTCCCATATAGATGGGTCCTGATGCAGTTTGGTGCTTTTATTGTTCTTTGTGGAGCGACCCACTTCATAAATCTGTGGACATTCTCTATGCACTCGAAAACTGTTGCTGTTGTGATGACTATAGCAAAACTTGCTACAGCTGTTGTGTCATGTGCAACAGCTCTAATGCTTGTGCATATTATTCCTGATCTTCTGAGTGTGAAAACACGGGAACTATTTTTGAAGAACAAGGCTGAAGAGCTGGACAGGGAGATGGGCCTTATTATGTCTCAAGAAGAAACTGGAAGGCATGTGAGAATGCTTACCCATGAAATTAGAAGCACACTCGACAGACACACTATACTAAAAACTACTCTTGTGGAGTTGGGTAGGACTTTAGACCTGGAAGAATGTGCATTGTGGATGCCATCACGAACAGGGTTAAATCTTCAACTATCTCATGCACTAAGCAATATAATACCTGTTGGATCTTCTGTACCAATCAATATTCCCATAGTCAATGAAGTTTTTAATAGTGCTCAAGCAATACGTATTCCACATTCGTGTCCATTGGCAAGGATTAGACCTCCTGTGGGAAGATTTGTACCACCGGAAGTGGTTGCCGTTCGGGTGCCTCTTTTGCATCTTTCGAATTTCCAAATTAATGATTGGCCTGACCTCTCTGCAAAAAGCTATGCTGTGATGGTTTTGATTCTCCCTATGGACGGAATCAGAAAATGGCGCGACCATGagttggaacttgtggaagttGTTGCCGACCAG GTTGCCGTTGCTCTTTCTCATGCTGCAATTTTAGAAGAGTCTATGAGGGCCCGTGATCAGCTCATGGAGCAGAATGTTGCTCTAGATTTGGCTCGACAAGAAGCAGAGCTGGCTATCCGTGCTCGCAATGATTTCCTCGCTGTCATGAACCATGAAATGAGGACACCCATGCATGCAATTATCTCTTTATCTTCACTTCTTTTGGAAACAGAACTAACTCCAGATCAAAGGGTTATGATAGAGACTATACTCAAGAGTAGCAACCTGCTTGCAACCCTTATTAACGATGTGTTAGATCTTTCTAGGCTTGAAGATGGTAGCCTAAAATTAGATGCTGAGGTGTTCAATCTTCATGAAGTTTTCAGACAG gCCATCAATTTGATAAAGCCTATTGCATCTGTAAAGAAGTTATCCTTGACACTTATTTTGGCCCCGGATTTACCTGTATATGCTATGGGTGATGAGAAACGAGTGATACAAACAATCATAAATATTGTGGGTAATGCTGTGAAGTTCACAAAGAAGGGTTATGTCTCAGTTGTGGCTTCGATTGCAAAACCAGAGTCTTTGAGAGACTGGCGAGCTCCTGAGTTTTATCCTGTGTCAAGTGATGGCTACTTCTTCTTAAGAGTGCAG GTTAAGGATTCTGGTTGCGGAATTCTCCCACAAGATATTGCTCTCTGTTTTACTAAATTTGCTCAGTCTCAAAGTGGATCAAACCGAAATAATAATGGGGCTGGTCTTGGGCTCGCCATTTGCAAACG GTTTATAAATCTAATGGGGGGTCACATTTGGATTGAAAGCGAGGGGTTGGACAAGGGTACAACAGTTTCATTCCTTGCTAAACTTGGAATCTGCAACAATCCCAATGAATCAACAATGCTGGAGGTTGCAGTTGTCGGTAGAACAGATCAAGGGAGCGCAAATGTCATTGGACGTAACCTATTTGCTAAAGAACTCCCTCGTTATCAGAGGAGTCTTTAG